The sequence aagattaaagaaaaattaaaaaaaataaaaataatttaatataattaaattgttaaaaaaaactatttgtttgaaatattttatactaaattatcttttatttttctttttccaataataaaaaaaaataaaaataaaaattgatacttttttattcttaaaCTGAGatatatatgttttttttttaattttacttttttttttattttttttttgaaaacctatttaatcaatttttttttttttattatttttaattgtaaaataaaatagaatcaatctttttaataataaaaaaaaaaaaaaaaaaaaaatgaaatattcaTTTACTTTAAtcattgttttattatcattactttCATTAtgtaatttatcaaattctcAAATGTTTGGTCAAAAATGCAATTTACCACCAATTTCACAAACTCTTGATAATGGTTCACAAGTTGTTATCTTATTAGCagaattattacaaaatgaTAAAGTTATAAGTTcatataataatacattttcAAAAGGAACTGGTTCAACATTTTTCAGTGATCCAAATAATGTTTGTGTTTTTAATTCTGGTGAAAATCTTCATATTGAATATAAAGTTgttagtggtagtagtggtactTTTTATTATGAAGATTGTAAAAGCAATGATTCAATTCCCACTAGTTCAAGTActgttaaattatataatggtggttttgtttttatgGGTAGTAAATTTACAtatcaatataaattaactttaaaaacaaattaaaataaacaaaaagataaaaataaattttcttttttcaaataataggaataattttttattttttttaattttttattttttttatttcagttgattaaaatattcaataatgttttatatattttattccCTACTCGtttttcttaaaataaaaaacaattaaaaaaaattaaattaaaaaaacagaatgattcattcaaaaaaaaaaaaaaaaaaaaaaaaaatgaaaatattttttttttctccaattaaataaaaaatatccaaaGGGAAATTAGtgagatttttatttttatttttaattttgagaCAATTTATTACATAAAAAATGTCagaacaacaaccaataaccacaacaacaacaactaacTCTCAACCTAAACAATTaacaaaagaagaaattgaacAACAAGATAAATGGATAGAGTAAagtaaactttttttttttttttttttttaataaagtaataatttaatttctaacattttttttcttttttatattttttatttatttatttttttttttttttagaattcaaaatgaattaaagaaaagtttaattgaaaaagatgattttaattttaaaattgatgatgaaaataaaatgaatacaACATTGAAATATATTGGTGGTGTTGATATTAGTTTTGTaaaagataatgatattgatgcATGTGCATCATTAATTGTAATAGAATATCCATCATTGAAAATAGTTtataaagatattgaatttgttaaattaaGTGAATTATATATTCCAGGATTTTTAGCATTTAGAGAAACTCctcatttaattaaattaattaataaattaaaacaatcaatAACCTATAACCATTTATTACCtcaaattataatgattgatggtaatggtatTCTACATCCACGTGGATTCGGTTTAGCTTCTCATTTAGgtgttttaattgatattccAACAATCGGTGTTGGTAAAACTTTCTTTCATGTTGATGGTTTATcaacaaaagaaataaaatcaaaagttGAATCTGaaagattaaaatatttatcaacaacaactaccacTGATGTAACAACAACACCCTCacccaataataataaaaataataaaaataataaaattaaaaacaataataataatataagaGAAGATATAAATATAGAAGTTCCATTAAAAGGTGAAAGTGGTAGAATTTGGGGTTCAGCAATATTAAGTAATAGTAACTGTAAGAATCCAATTTATGTTTCAGTGGGACACCGAATTTCATTAGAGACAGCTTTAAAGGTTGTTAAATTAACTTCACCATACAGAGTACCTGAATCAATTAGACAAGCAGATTTATTATCAAGAGATTATATtagattaaattttaataaaatacaaaCCACTgctacaactactacaactactacaaactaattgtaataaattttttaaacttttatctacaatatattattatattttttttttatttaattttttttttgtttttgtttttttttttattattattattattacttgtgGTTTTATGTTTTGATTAATTGAGGttacattttataattatatgatgaaaaataataaaaaaaaaattttaaacttgactaaaatttttaacaGCAGCTTCACCACTATTCCAATGGAAAGTATCTAATTCAATTGGACCAGAAATTTCAATACCTTCTTCACCAGCGACAGAGATTTGAATCTTTTTAGAAGATCTAGCATCTCTGTAAAAAAGTACTCTTAAACAATcttgaattaattgtttagCTTGTTCTAAATTCATATTTGGATTTTCATCTCTTGCTTTtcttaataatggtaatgcaATATGTGAACCATAACCAGTTGTAATAATATCATCTTTGTAACAAGTTCCAACTAAATCAACTTTACCTAAAAagctaaaataaaaaaaaataaaaatgtatttaaaattttacattatattaatataaatataaatataataataataataattttaaaaaaaataaaaaattaaaaattaaaatttttacctTTTACCACCTTGATAACCCATAACAACTAAAGTATTCCAGAGTGGATTACCTCTATTTCTTTGATTGTATAAAACACGAGCTAAATAATTCCAGATTTCTTCTGAACTTAATTTTGAACCATCATCCATACAATGATCATCAGTACtatattatttcaaaataaaataaaataaaaaaatgaaaatgtaaattag comes from Dictyostelium discoideum AX4 chromosome 2 chromosome, whole genome shotgun sequence and encodes:
- a CDS encoding endonuclease V; its protein translation is MSEQQPITTTTTTNSQPKQLTKEEIEQQDKWIEIQNELKKSLIEKDDFNFKIDDENKMNTTLKYIGGVDISFVKDNDIDACASLIVIEYPSLKIVYKDIEFVKLSELYIPGFLAFRETPHLIKLINKLKQSITYNHLLPQIIMIDGNGILHPRGFGLASHLGVLIDIPTIGVGKTFFHVDGLSTKEIKSKVESERLKYLSTTTTTDVTTTPSPNNNKNNKNNKIKNNNNNIREDINIEVPLKGESGRIWGSAILSNSNCKNPIYVSVGHRISLETALKVVKLTSPYRVPESIRQADLLSRDYIRLNFNKIQTTATTTTTTTN
- the psmB4-2 gene encoding 20S proteasome subunit alpha-4, yielding MSHEHVNFPVYGQVDYFKQQQPQQPQYNPHLGGKQKTLDPIVTGTSVIAIKYDKGVVMGSDMLLSYGSLARFNSTERMKKFGGYTIVGASGEYSDFQSITNTLNDLVTDDHCMDDGSKLSSEEIWNYLARVLYNQRNRGNPLWNTLVVMGYQGGKSFLGKVDLVGTCYKDDIITTGYGSHIALPLLRKARDENPNMNLEQAKQLIQDCLRVLFYRDARSSKKIQISVAGEEGIEISGPIELDTFHWNSGEAAVKNFSQV